The following proteins are co-located in the Telopea speciosissima isolate NSW1024214 ecotype Mountain lineage chromosome 9, Tspe_v1, whole genome shotgun sequence genome:
- the LOC122641103 gene encoding katanin p80 WD40 repeat-containing subunit B1 homolog KTN80.2 isoform X2 encodes MTFHPDGRTLFCGLDDSLKVFSWEPIICHDAVDIGWSTLGDLCIHEGKLLGCSYHQNCVGVWVADISLIGPYGGDAPRSNSQTGQKFNMRESLVQKVDGSLKSNTGLLTMQEDDDSLEIKNIYVDSTNGIPSNLQRIRSTKSPKVVLPRDSEKEIGHPSAPKTRPAMVVQRRTRSEVTSRPFTVPLVVPRNSPAGENASNSRRESVSSVKPSPDKLVKPTHLRRLSSSKFDMGHHSIAVENESPTSKKCGSEPKFHFSFFTKDDVTGTVEASNSTINHVAEKFDKILSPEPPSISDQEKCSEPLNNKGNNSVKIINGVAVVSGRTRSLVERWEKREICTSSEELSTNASNVIPEARTPPAVQSGQPQTSGRESTSANNEDLIEGLLQNHDIFLSTLRSRLTKLQMVRHCWERNDIKSAINAMGKLPDHSVQADVISVLMEKMGIFTLDLFSCLLPVLTGLLDSKIDRHVSVSLEMILKLVTVFWPVIRSTLSASPSVGVDLHAEHRRDCCNQCFIQLRKIKQVLPSLSRRGGLLTRCAQELHILLQEP; translated from the exons ATGACCTTTCACCCTGATGGAAGGACATTGTTTTGTGGGTTGGATGATAGTTTAAAG GTTTTTTCATGGGAGCCTATAATATGTCATGATGCTGTTGATATCGGGTGGTCTACATTGGGTGACCTGTGTATTCACGAAGGAAAACTTTTGGGTTGCTCTTACCATCAGAACTGTGTTGGAGTGTGGGTTGCAGATATTTCG CTCATTGGACCATATGGAGGTGATGCACCCAGATCAAATAGCCAGACAGGGCAGAAATTTAATATGCGGGAAAGTCTTGTGCAGAAAGTGGATGGTAGCTTGAAGTCTAATACTGGCCTGTTGACCATGCAAGAGGATGATGACTCGTTAGAAATAAAGAACATTTATGTGGATT CTACCAATGGTATACCTAGTAATCTACAAAGGATTAGATCAACTAAGTCTCCGAAGGTGGTTTTACCCCGGGATTCTGAAAAGGAAATCGGTCATCCTTCAGCTCCAAAGACGCGTCCTGCAATGGTGGTGCAAAGAAGAACCAGGAGTGAAGTAACTAGCAGGCCTTTTACTGTGCCTCTTGTTGTACCTAGAAACAGTCCTGCAGGAGAAAATGCATCCAATTCTAGAAGAGAATCTGTATCCAGTGTAAAACCCAGCCCTGATAAGTTAGTCAAGCCAACCCATTTGCGGAGGTTATCAAGTAGCAAATTTGACATGGGGCACCACTCAATAGCTGTTGAAAATGAATCTCCTACCAGCAAGAAATGTGGTTCAGAACCAAAGTTCCATTTCAGCTTTTTTACAAAAGATGACGTAACAGGAACCGTTGAGGCAAGCAATTCAACTATCAACCATGTTGcagagaagtttgacaagattCTGTCACCTGAGCCACCCTCAATCTCAGACCAAGAAAAAT GCAGTGAACCACttaataacaaaggaaataacTCTGTCAAGATTATTAATGGAG TGGCAGTTGTATCGGGAAGAACTCGTTCTCTAGTTGAGCGGTGGGAAAAGAGGGAAATATGTACTAGCAGTGAAGAATTGTCAACTAATGCATCTAATGTGATACCTGAAGCTCGTACACCACCTGCTGTACAG AGTGGACAACCTCAAACTTCTGGAAGGGAATCAACATCTGCAAACAATGAGGATCTAATTGAGGGTCTATTACAAAATCACGATATATTCTTAAGTACTCTGCGATCTCGCCTGACTAAATTACAG ATGGTGCGGCATTGTTGGGAAAGGAATGACATTAAAAGTGCTATCAATGCTATGGGGAAGTTGCCTGATCATTCT GTGCAAGCTGATGTGATCAGTGTTCTCATGGAGAAAATGGGCATTTTTACCTTGGATCTCTTCTCTTGTTTGCTGCCTGTGCTCACAGGCTTATTGGACAGCAAAATTGACAG GCATGTAAGTGTTTCATTGGAAATGATACTGAAGCTTGTGACAGTCTTTTGGCCTGTAATCCGTTCGACTTTGTCAGCGTCTCCATCTGTTGGAGTCGATCTTCATGCAGAGCACAG GCGCGATTGCTGCAACCAGTGCTTTATCCAGTTGCGAAAGATCAAGCAGGTTCTTCCTTCATTGTCGAG GCGGGGTGGATTGCTCACCAGGTGTGCCCAGGAATTGCATattcttcttcaggaaccatAA